CACTCGGTCCCGAGCAGCGCGCCCAGGCCTGGGCCGACCTCGCGGCCGGCGAGTTCGAGGTCCTGGTCATCGGTGGCGGGGTGACCGGCGCAGGTGTCGCGCTGGACGCGGCCACCCGCGGGCTCCGGACGGCGCTGGTCGAGGCCCGCGACTTCGCCAGCGGCACCTCCTCGCGCTCCTCCAAGCTCTTCCACGGGGGTCTGCGCTACCTGGAGCAGTTCGACTTCGGGCTGGTCCGGGAGGCGCTGCACGAGCGCGACCTGTCGGTGAACCGGATCGCCCCGCACCTGGTCAAGCCGGTGCCGTTCCTCTACCCGCTGACCCACCGCGGCTGGGAGCGGCCCTATGTCACCGCCGGGCTCGCGCTCTACGACGGGCTGGCCCGCCTGGGCGCACTGTCCGAGCCGATGCCCGCGCAGAAGCACCTGACCCGCACGGGTGCCCGCCGGATGTTCCCGGCGCTCAAGCCGGACGCCTTCGTCGGTGCGGTCCGCTACTACGACGCCCAGGCCGACGACGCGCGGCACACCCTGACGGTGGCCCGCACCGCCGCCGCCTACGGGGCCACCGTGCTCAACTCCGCCGAGGTCGTCTCCTTCGAGCACGCCGGTGGCCGGGTGGTCGGGGCGAAGGTGCGCGACGTCGAGACCGGCAACGAGGTCGACGTCTGCAGCGAGGTGGTCGTCAACGCCACCGGGGTGTGGACCGACGACGTCCAGACCCTGGTCGGTGGCCGCGGCCGGTTCCACGTGCGCGCCAGCAAGGGCGTGCACATCGTCGTCCCGCGGGACCGGATCAACGGCGAGGCCGGCCTGATCCTGCGCACCGAGAAGTCGGTGCTCTTCGTGATCCCGTGGGGCAGCCACTGGATCGTCGGGACGACCGACACCGACTGGGAGCTGGACAAGGCCCACCCGGCCGCCAGCAAGGCCGACATCGACTACATCCTCGAGCACGTCAACGAGGTGCTGTCGGTGCCGCTGACGCACGCCGACATCACCGGGGTCTACGCCGGCCTGCGCCCGCTGCTGTCCGGGGAGCAGGAGTCGACCAGCCAGCTCTCCCGGGAGCACGCCGTGGCCCGGCCGACGCCCGGCGTCATCGCCGTCGCCGGCGGCAAGTACACGACGTACCGGCCGATGGCCGCCGACGCCGTGGACGCCGTGGCCGAGGACGTCACCCGGCGGGTGCCGCCGAGCGTCACCGAGAACATCCCGCTGGTCGGCGCCGAGGGCTACGCGGCGATGGTCAACTCGCTCGACGGGCTCTCCGACCGCTGGGGCATCCCGCGGTTCCGCGCCGAGCACCTGCTCAACCGGTTCGGCTCGCAGACCCCCGAGGTGCTCGACCTCGCGGCCGACGCCCCCGAGCTGCTCGAGCCGGTGCCGGGCGCCGAGGAGTACCTGATGGTGGAGATGGTGTGGGGGGCCGCGCACGAGGCCGCCCTGCACCTGGACGACCTGCTGGCCCGGCGCACCCGGATCTCCATCGAGACCCCGCACCGCGGGGTCGACTGCGCCGAGCCGGTCGCCCGGGCGGTCGCCGGGGTGCTGGGCTGGGACGAGGAGCGGATCGCCAGCGAGGTCGAGAGCTACACGGCCCGGGTGGAGGCCGAGCGGCGGTCGCAGGAGGCGACCGGCGACCAGGAGGCCGACGCCGCACGGATCGCCGCCCCGGACACCCGCGCCGTCGCCGTCGGCCGCGCCCTGGGCTGAGCCCGGGCAGCTCGACGAGGCCGCCGTCTCCCCTCGGGAGGCGGCGGCCTCGTCGCGTCCGGGGCGGACTGTGACCCACCTCGCCTGTCGATGCACGGATGTATCCAATACAGTCCTGCATCGTGACGGACGTCGACGTGCAGCGGCCCAAGCGCCGCCGTGAGGCGACCGTCGAGCGGCTGCTGGACGCCGCCCTGCAGACCTTCGCCGAGCAGGGCTTCGCCGCGGCCAGCGTCGAGGACATCTGCAGCCGCGGCGGGTTCACCCGCGGCGCCTTCTACTCCAGCTTCCGCACCAAGGACGAGCTGTTCGAGGCCTTGATGACCCGCGAGGTCGAGCGGGACCTGGCGCGCGTCGCCGAGCTGCTCGCCGGCCTCGCCGACGAGCCGGACCCGCTCAGCGCCGCGGTCGACCGGGTGCTGAGCGCCTTCCGCTGCGACCGCACCTGGGCCCTGGTGGTCACCGAGTACACGCTGCACGCCGCCCGGCACCCCGAGGCCGCCGAGGTGCTGCGCCGGCACGACGAGCAGGTCGGGAGCCGGCTCGGCGAGCTCGTCGACCGGATGGCCGCGGAGGCGGGGCTGACCTTCACCCTCCCGGCCGCCGACCTCATCGGGGCGGCCACCGCGCTGCTCAGCGGCCTCACCGTCATGTCCCTCACCGCGCAGGGCGACCTCGAGCCCCTGCGCCGCACCGCCCTGCTCTCCCTCGTCCGTGGTGCCGTGTCGCGCCCGCCGACCACCCCCTGACCGGCTGAACCCAGGAGAACCGATGTCCACCCTGCTCTACCGGATCGGCCGCGCGGCCTACCGCCGTCGCGGGCTCTTCTCCGTGGCCTGGCTCGCCGTGCTCGGGCTCGTCGTCACCCTCTTCCTCACCATCGGCGGGGAGTTCGACGACGAGTTCACCATCCCCGGCTCGGAGTCCCAGGCCGCGCTCGACCGGCTCGACGAGGTCTCCCCCGCGGCGGCGGGCGCCGGCGCGCAGCTGGTGTTCGTCGCCCCCGAGGGCGCCACGGTGGCCGATCCCCAGTACGCCGCCGCGATCGCCGAGACCGTGGCCGCAGCCGGTCAGGTCGACCAGGTCGCCGGCGTGCAGGACCCCTTCGCCACCCAGTCGATCAGCCCGGACGGGCGGGCGGCCCTGGCCCCGGTGCAGTACGCGGTGCCGCCGCCCGAGCTCGGGGAGAACGCGCTGGAGGACCTGCAGGCGGCCACGGCCCCGGCCGCGGACGCGGGTCTGCAGGTCGAGGTCGGCGGCGCCGCCTTCAACACCGGTGCGGTCACCGTCGGTCCGCTGGAGCTCATCGGCGTGGTGGTCGCCGTGCTGGTCCTCGTCGTCACCTTCGGGTCGCTGCTCGCCGCCGGCATGAACCTGCTGACCGCCCTGGTCGGGGTGGGCATCGGGCTCACCGGGCTGCTGGCGACGTCCGGCGTCATCACGCTCTCCTCGACCGCCCCGACGCTGGCGCTGATGATCGGCCTGGCGGTCGGCATCGACTACACGCTGTTCATCCTGTCCCGGCACCGCTCCCAGCTGGCCGCCGGCATGGACCCCGAGGAGTCCGCCGGGCGGGCCGCCGGCACCGCCGGCTCCGCCGTCGTCTTCGCCGGCCTGACCGTGGTCATCGCGCTCTCCGGGCTCGCCGTCGTCGGCATCCCCTTCCTCACCGTCATGGGCCTGGGTGCCGCGGGCACCGTGCTGGTCGCCGTCCTGGTCGCGCTGACGCTGCTGCCCGCGCTGCTGGGCTTCGCCGGCGCCCGGCTCGTGCCCAAGCCCGGTTCCCGCGCCGCCCGCCGCGAGCAGGCGCTCGCCGAGCACGCCGGGACGCCGGCGCGCACCGGTGGCGCCCGCTGGGCCGCCTTCGTCACCCGCCGGCCGGTGCTGACCGTGCTGGTCACCGTCGTCGGCCTGCTGGTGGTCGCGATCCCCGCGCTGCAGCTGCGGCTGGCCCTGCCCGACGCCAGCACCGCCCCCGAGGAGAGCACCACCCGGCAGGCCTACGACGCGGTCAGCGAGTACTTCGGCCCCGGGGCCAACGGCCCGCTCATCGTCTTCCTCGACGGCCTGGAGCCGGCGACCGCCGAGCAGACGGCCGGCCAGGCGGCCGCCGCGATCGGCGGCACGCCGACCGGGCAGCCCGGTGAGTTCACCGGCGGGCTGGACGACGTCGCCTACGCCGTCCCGCAGGTGGTGGCCGACGGCACCGCCGCGATCGTGCAGGTGGTGCCGGAGAGCGGCCCGCAGGACGAGGCGACCACCGCGCTCGTGGCCGACCTGCGTGACCTCGGCGACGACCTGGCCGGCGACACCGGCGCCGACGTGACGGTGACCGGGCAGACCGCCGTCGCCATCGACGTCTCCGACCGGCTCGGCAACGCCCTGCTGCCGTTCACCCTGGTCGTCGTGGGCCTCGCCCTGGTCCTGCTGCTGCTGGTCTTCCGGTCCGTCCTGGTGCCGGTGAAGGCCGCGCTGGGCTTCCTGCTCTCGGTGGGCGCCTCGTTCGGTGCGGTCGTCGCGGTCTTCCAGTGGGGCTGGCTGATGGACGTCTTCGGGGTGCCGGCCACCGGCCCGGTCATCAGCTTCATGCCGATCCTGCTGATGGCGGTCCTCTTCGGCCTGGCCATGGACTACGAGGTCTTCCTCGTCTCCCGGATGCGCGAGGAGTTCGTGCACGGGGCCGAGCCGCGGGCGGCGGTGGTCGCCGGCATGCGGCACGCGTCCCGGGTGGTCGTCGCGGCCGCGCTGATCATGTTCTCGGTGTTCGGCAGCTTCGTGACCATCGAGGACGTGACCGTCAAGGCGATCGCGTTCGGCCTGGCCGTCGGCGTGCTGGTGGACGCCTTCATCGTCCGGATGACGCTGGTGCCGGCCGTGCTCGCGCTGCTGGGCCGTTCGGCCTGGTGGCTGCCGCGCTGGCTGGACCGGCTGCTGCCCGACCTGGACGTCGAGGGCGCGAAGCTGAGCCGGACGGTCGAGGCCGAGCGCACCCCGGAGCCGGTGGGCAGCTGAGCGGAGGGCAGGGGCGCGGGCCATGATCGGTCCATGAGCGCCCCTGCCCCGGACGTCGCCGAGCTGACCCGCGAGCTGGTGCGGGTTCCGACCGTCTCCGGCGACGCGGCCGCGCAGCGGGGCCTGCTCGGCCTGGTCACCGACGCGGCGACGGAGGCGGCCCCGCACCTGCGACGCATCGAGGGCCCCGACCGCGAGCAACCGTGGACCCTGCTCACCTCGGCGACCGACCCGGCGAGGCCGCGGCTGGTCATCGCCTGCCATGTCGACACGGTCCCGGCGAGCGATCCCGGCGGGTGGTCACGCGACCCGTTCGGGGCCGACCTGGACGGCGGCCGGATCTGGGGCCGGGGCGCCTCGGACATGAAGGCGGGGGTGGCGGCGGCGGTCGCAGCGCTGGCCGTGGCGGATCTGGAGACGCCGCTCGCCCTGCTGCTCACCAGCGACGAGGAGATCGGCTCCCGGGGTGCCGCCGCCGCGGCGGGGGCGGTGGCCGACCTGTCGGTGGGCGCCGTCATCGTCCCGGAGGCGACGGGCAACCGGGTGGTCCTGGGGCACCGCGGTGCGCTGTGGCTCGCCGTCCGGACCCGGGGCGTCGCCGCCCACGGGAGCACCCCCGAGCGCGGCCACAACGCCCTGCTGGACCTGGTCGCGGTGCTCGGCCGGGCGGACCGGGAGCTGCCGCTGACCAGTGAGCCCTTCCTGGGTGCCGAGACCTGGAACCCCGGCGTCCTGCGCGGCGGCACGGTGCCGAACGTCGTCCCCGACCGGGCGGAGGTGCTGATCGACCAGCGCACCGTGGGCACCGGCGCGCACCTCGCCGCCTGGTGGCGAGCACAGGCGGAGGTGGCGGAGGTCGACGTCCTGGTCGACCTCCCGGCAGTGCGCACGCCGGCCGACGATCCCTGGGTGGCCGGCCTGCCGGTCGAGGCGCAGGCGGCACCGGCCACCTACTTCACCGACGCCTCCGTGCTCACCGCGGTCACCGGCGGCGCACCGGTCGTCGTGTGGGGGCCGGGCACCCCCGCGGTGATGCACGCCGTCGACGAGCACGTCGAGGTGGTGGAGGCGGAGCAGGCCGCCGCCGCGTTCGCCGCCGTCCTCGCCCGCTGGCCGCGGTGACCGGTTCCACGTGGAACCCGCGGCGGCGGGTCGTCGGGTCAGCGGCTGGTGCTCGACCGGACGGTGAGCGAGGGCCGTAGCGCCACCCGTGAGGGCGGCGCCTCCTGCGCACCCAGCACCCGCGACAGCAGGCGCACCGCCTCCGCCGCGATCTCCGCCTGCGGCTGCCGGACGGTGGTCAGCGGCGGATGGCTCAGCGCCGCGAACGGGATGTCGTCGAACCCGGTGACCAGCAGGTCGCGGGGGACGTCGACGCCGGCCGCCGCGCACGCCTGCAGCATCCCCAGGGCGATCAGGTCGTCGGCGCAGACGACGGCGTCCGGTCGTGGTCCGGCGGCGAGCAGGGTGACGGCGGCCTGCCGTCCCCACTCGATCGAGTACTCGCCCAGCAGGACGTCCTCCTCGCGCACCGCGATGCCCAGGCGTTCGGCGTGCCGGTGGAAACCCGCGACCCGCAGTTCGGTCGAGGAGTTGGTGAGCTGCGAGCTGACGAACGCGGCGGAGCGGACGCCGCGGTCGGCCAGGTGCTCCATGACCAGCTCCAGCGCTGCGTCGTCGTCGACCCCGACCCAGTCGCTGTCCACCCCGGTGACGTAGCGGTCGACCTGGACCAGGGGCAACTCGTCCGCGGCCCGCCGCACCGCCGTCGTGCTCAGGCTGCCGTGCACCGGGCTGATGATGATGCCGTCGACCTGGCGGGCGACCAGGCTGCGCAGTCGCTGCGCCTCCAGCTCCGGGTCCGACCGGGAGGAGCACAGGAACAGCTGACGGCCGGCGTCCTGCAGGGCGTGCTCGACGTGCTCGACGAGGCCGGTGAAGAAGGGGTTGGCGATGCTGGGCACCACCATGCCGACCGTGTCGGTGCGGCTGCGGCGCAGCGCGCTGGCGATGCCGTTCCCGGCGTAGCCGAGTTCGTCCGCGGCGCGCCGGACCTGGTCGACGACGGCCGGGGAGACCGGCTTGGCCCCGGACAGGGCGCGGGAGACCGTGGCGGTCGACACCTGGGCCAGCTCGGCGACGTCGCGGATGGTCACCCTCGCCACGCGCCCTCCTCTGTCGCCTCGATTGACCGGGTCATCATCGCCGACCGCGCGTGCGGGAGCGTGCCGCACGCCCGTGTCGAACGGATGACGCCCGGCCGACCAGCGGAAACACGAATGTAAACGATTGCCTATTGACGGCACCACGGGGTCCGCCACTAGCGTTCCCCTCGTTGTGCAATCGATTACCTGGATGGGTGTGGACATGGCAGCGCAGCTCGGTGTGTACCCCCGCAAGCCCTCGGCGATGGCCGAGCTCTTCGGCACGGAGAAGACGCTCGTGGGTGCAGTGCACCTGCCTCCGCTGCCCGGGAGCCCCTCCTACCGCGGCCAGTCGGTGGCCGAGCTGTGCCGGTTCGCCGTCGAGGAGGCGCAGGCCTACGTCGGCAACGGCTTCGACACCGTGATCGTGGAGAACCACTGGGACCTGCCGTTCCTCAAGCCGGGGGAGCACGGGTACGAGGTGGCCGCGACGATGGGCGTGATCACCGCCGCCGTCGTCGCCGAGCTCGGCGCGAAGGTCGGGGTCAGCGTGCTGTCCAACGCGGGCCAGTGCTCGGTCGCCGCCGCCTGGGCCGCCGGGGCCGGCTGGGTCCGGGTCAACCAGTGGGCCAACGCCTACGTGGCCAACGAGGGGATCATCGAGGGCCAGGCGGCCAGCACCACCCGGTACCGGCACGCGATCGGGGCCGACCCGGTGAGGGTCTTCGCCGACGTGCACGTCAAGCACGGGGCGCACGCCATCGTCGCCGACCGCACGCTGGCCGAGCAGACCGAGGACGCCGAGTTCTTCGACGCCGACGTCCTGATCGCCACCGGCTCGCGCACCGGGCACCCGACGTCGGTGGCCGAGGTCGTGGGCATCCGCGACCACACCCAGCTCCCCGTGGTCATCGGCAGCGGCATCGACCCGACCAACGTCGGTCCGCTGCTCGCCGAGTGCGACGGCGCGATCGTCGCCTCCGCCGCCAAGGAGAACAGCCGCTGGTGGGGCCGGGTCGACCCGGAGAAGGTGCGCGCCGTCGCCCGGGCCGCCGGCCGGTGATCGTCTTCTGCGGGTACGCCAACCTCGACGTGGTCGGCCGGGTGCCCCACGTGCCGCGTCCCGACGAGCGGGTGCACGCCGTCACCGTGGAGCACCTCCCGGGCGGGATGGCCGCCAACGCCGCCGTCGCCGCGGCCCGCGCCGGTGCCCAGGTCGCCTTCGCCGGCGTGGTCGGCGACGACCCGCTGTCGGCCCGGTTCCTCGCCGAGCTCGCCGCGGAGGGCATCGACACCGGGTGGACCGACCGCACCGGCTTCCTGTCCACCGCGATCGTGCTGGTGGACGGCGCCGGCCGGCGGTCGGTGGTGAGCGAGGACGACGCCCTGGGCTCTGCCCACGTGACCGCGGTCGCCGACCGGCTGGCTGCCGACGGCGGGCTGCTCTACCTCGACGGCTACCGCGCGGCCGAGCTCGAGGGGGCCGCCCGGGCCGGGGTCCGCCTGGCCGTCGACCTCGACGGGTGCGACGACCCAGGCGTCGCGCTCGCTGCGATGCACGCCGCCGACCACGTCGTCGTCGGGCGCCGGCGGCTCACCGAGCTGCTGGCGGTGCCGGCTGACCAGTGGGCCGCACTCTCCCGCACCGCCGGGGTCACGCTCGTGGTCACCGACGGGGCGCGCGGCTGGTCGCTGCACCAGCCCGACGGCCCGGCGGTGGCCGGGCCGGCGCTCGAGGTCGAGGTCGTCGACGACACCGGGGCCGGCGACTGCTTCACCGGCACCTACCTGGCCGCGCTGGCGGCCGGTGCCTCCCCGTCCACCGCGGCGACCCGGGCCGGGGTCGCCGCGAGCCTGTCCTGCACCGTCCCGGGCGCCCGCGCCGCGCCGGCCCCCGACCTCGTCGACGCAGCGCTGGCCGGGACCCCGGCCGGCTCGCCTGCCACCTGACGCACCGCCCGCACCACCGCTCCGCCGCTCCCGCACCGCCGCTCCCCCGCACCGCGACCCGCAGCATCCGGTACCGCACCCAGGAGGACCCCATGAAGCGACCCCTCGCCCTGGCCGCAGGCGCCTGCCTGCTCGCCCTCGCCGCCTGCGACAGCGCACCCGCGCCGTCGTCCGACGCCGGTGCGGAGACCGGCGGCAGCTCGACGGCCGGCTCGCTGCCGGAGCCCAGCGTCCAGCCGGTGGGCTGCGAGACCGACGAGCCGCTGGAGATCGGGCTGGTGACGATCAACCTGCAGGCGCTGTTCTTCAACCAGATCAACGAGGCCGCGCAGGCGATGGCCGACGAGAACGACGTCGACCTGCAGATCATCAGCGGCAACGACGACTCGGTGACCCAGGCGAACGCCATCAACACGCTGGTCGCCGACGGGGTGGACGCGGTGATCGTGGCCGCGGTCGACACCGAGGGCATCAAGCCCGCGATCCGGGCCGCGGACGAGGCGGGCATCCCCGTCGTGGCGGTGGACGCCATCGTCGACGACCCGGCGGTGGACGCCCAGGTCGGCACCGCGAACGCCGAGGGCGGGTCGCTGATCGGCGAGGAGCTGCTGGAGATCTCCGGCGGCGAGGGTGAGGTCGGCATCGTCAGCGCGCTGAACAGCACCATCCAGCTGGAGCGCCAGCAGGGCTTCGAGGACGCCGTCACCGCCGGCGGGATGACCATCGGCACCGTGGTCGACGGCCGCAACATCCAGGAGAACGCCCAGGCCGCCGCCGAGAACCTGCTCACCGGCAACCCGGACCTGCAGTACGTGTACGCCACCGGTGAGCCGGCGCTCATCGGTCTGGCCGCCGCGGTCCGCAGCCAGGGCGCGCAGGACCGGGTGAGCGCCGTCGGCTGGGACCTCTCCGACCCTGCCGTCGAGGGTCTGGAGGAGGGCTGGATCGCCGGCGTCGTCCAGCAGAACACCTTCGAGTTCGGCTACCAGGCGATGGCCGCGGCGATCGACCTGGCCTGCGGCAACCCGGTGGAGCAGGAGAACCCGGTCGACATCCAGATCGTCACGCCGGAGAACGTCTCCGACTACCTGTACTACCTGGAGGGCTGACGCGTGGCTGACGAGACCGGGGACCTCCTCGTCGAACTCGAGGGCATCACCAAGTCCTACGGACCGGTGAGGTCACTGCGCGGGGTCGACCTCACCCTGCGTCGCGGGGAGGTCCTCGGCCTCGTCGGCGACAACGGTGCCGGCAAGTCCACGCTGATGAAGGTGCTGGCCGGCGCCGTGCAGCACGACGCCGGGGAGATCCGGGTGCACGGCCGGCCGGTGCGCTTCAGCAACCCCTCGGCCGCACAGGACGAGAAGATCGGCATCGTCTACCAGGACCTGGCGCTCTGCGACACCCTCGACGTCGCCAGCAACCTGTTCCTCGGCCGGGAGCCCCGCACGGGCCCGTTCATCGACCGGAAGGCGATGCACGAGCGGGCCGCGCAGATCCTCGCCGACCTGCACGTCAAGGTGACCAGCACCCACCAGGAGATCGGGACCCTCTCCGGCGGCCAGCGGCAGACGGTCGCCATCGCCCGCGCGGTGTCCTTCGCCCCCGACGTGCTCATCCTCGACGAGCCGACCGCCGCGCTCGCCGTCGCCGAGGTCGAGTCGGTCCTGCGGCTGATCACCGACGTCGCGCGTCGCGGGGTCGGGGTCATCCTGATCACCCACCGCCTGCAGGACCTCTTCCGCGTCTGCGACCGGATCACCGTCATGTACGAGGGGCAGAGCGTCGACGACGCGCTCATCAAGGACCTCGACATCGAGAAGCTCGTCGGTCTCATCACCCGTTCCGCCCCCGGGCAGGAGGCAGTCGCATGACCACCCTCACGACCACCACCGCACCGCCCGGGGACCCGGCCACCCGCCTGGCCCGACAGCAGTCCTGGTGGCAGCGGGTGAACAAGGCGACGCTGGTCATGGCCGGGGTCACCCTGGCCGTCTGCGTCTTCTTCGCCGTCGCCTCGGACGCCTTCCTGACCTTCGCGAACATCTCCAACGTGGCCACCCAGGTGGCGCCGGTGGTGATCATCGGGGTGGCCATGACGTTCGTGATCACCGCCGGCCAGATCGACCTGTCGGTCGGCTCGATCGTCGCCTTCGTGTCCGCGGTCTCCGCCCAGCTGCTGGCGACCGGCTGGGACTCCTCGCTCGTGCTGATCGCCGGGGTGCTCATGGGCGCCGGATGGGGCCTGCTGAACGGCTGGTTCACCGCCTACGCCGGGATCCCGGCCTTCATCGTCACGCTGGCGACCCTGTCGGTGATCCGGGGCATCGCGCTGCTGACCACCGAGGGCTTCTCGGTGCCGATCGAGCGCTCGACGTTCGTCGCGCAGCTGGGGACGGCGCGCTGGCTCGGCTTCTCCAGCAGCGCCTGGATCGCCCTGGCGTGCGTCGTCCTCGGGATCGTGGTGCTGCACCGGACCCGCTTCGGTCAGTACGTCATCGGCATCGGCTCGGCCGAGGAGTCCGTCCGCCGGGCCGGGGTGAACGTGCGGCGGATCAAGATGCTGGCGCTGTGCCTGAGCGGTCTCGCCGCCGGGGTGGCCGGCCTCCTGATCGCCGCCCGGCTCGGCTCGGGCTCGGCGAACTCCGCGCAGGGCTTCGAGCTCACGGTCATCGCCGCGGTCGTCATCGGTGGGACCAGCCTCTTCGGCGGGCGCGGGACGGTGGTGGGGACGCTGATCGGGGCGATCCTGACCGGCGTCATCGCCAACGGGCTCACGCTCATGGGGGTCAGCCCGTTCCTGACGCCGATCATCACCGGGACGGTGCTGCTGGCCGTGATCTGGGTGAACCTGCGCGGCAAGGACATCGGCGGCGCGCTGCGCGGCCTGGTGGGCGGCCGGTGAGCACGGTCCGCACGGTCCTCGGGGACGTCGACTCGGCCGACCTGGGCGTGGTGCTCCCCCACGAGCACCTGGTCAACGACAACACCGTCGCCTTCCGCCCGGCGGCCGACCCCCGGCTGCGGCAGCTGCTGGACGCGCCGGTGTCGGCGGACCTGGCCTGGCTGCTGGCCGACCACCCCTACGAGAACGCCGACAACTGCCGGCTGGACGACCTCGACGCGATCGCCGCGGACCTCCATGCGTTCGCCGCCGTCGGCGGGCGGACCGTCGTCGACCTGACCCCACCGGGGATCGGCCGGGACCCCCAGCGGCTGCGCGCGCTGTCCGAGCGCACCGGTGTGCAGGTGGTCATGGGCTCGGGCTGGTACCTGCAGGCCAGCCACCCGGCGCACCTGGCGACCTCCACGCCCGACGAGCTGGCCGACGAGCTGGTGGCCGAGTTCGACCCCTCGCACGGCCTCCGCCCCGGCGTCATCGGCGAGATCGGGGTCTCCCCCGCCTTCACCGACGACGAGCGGACCGCGCTGCGAGCCGCCTGCCGGGCGCAGCGCGAGGTCGGTGTGCCGATGTTCGTGCACCTCCCCGGCTGGCTGCGGCGCGCCCAC
The Modestobacter marinus DNA segment above includes these coding regions:
- a CDS encoding carbohydrate kinase family protein; the encoded protein is MGPGRPGEGARRRPGRRPVIVFCGYANLDVVGRVPHVPRPDERVHAVTVEHLPGGMAANAAVAAARAGAQVAFAGVVGDDPLSARFLAELAAEGIDTGWTDRTGFLSTAIVLVDGAGRRSVVSEDDALGSAHVTAVADRLAADGGLLYLDGYRAAELEGAARAGVRLAVDLDGCDDPGVALAAMHAADHVVVGRRRLTELLAVPADQWAALSRTAGVTLVVTDGARGWSLHQPDGPAVAGPALEVEVVDDTGAGDCFTGTYLAALAAGASPSTAATRAGVAASLSCTVPGARAAPAPDLVDAALAGTPAGSPAT
- a CDS encoding glycerol-3-phosphate dehydrogenase/oxidase, which produces MTAVRPLGPEQRAQAWADLAAGEFEVLVIGGGVTGAGVALDAATRGLRTALVEARDFASGTSSRSSKLFHGGLRYLEQFDFGLVREALHERDLSVNRIAPHLVKPVPFLYPLTHRGWERPYVTAGLALYDGLARLGALSEPMPAQKHLTRTGARRMFPALKPDAFVGAVRYYDAQADDARHTLTVARTAAAYGATVLNSAEVVSFEHAGGRVVGAKVRDVETGNEVDVCSEVVVNATGVWTDDVQTLVGGRGRFHVRASKGVHIVVPRDRINGEAGLILRTEKSVLFVIPWGSHWIVGTTDTDWELDKAHPAASKADIDYILEHVNEVLSVPLTHADITGVYAGLRPLLSGEQESTSQLSREHAVARPTPGVIAVAGGKYTTYRPMAADAVDAVAEDVTRRVPPSVTENIPLVGAEGYAAMVNSLDGLSDRWGIPRFRAEHLLNRFGSQTPEVLDLAADAPELLEPVPGAEEYLMVEMVWGAAHEAALHLDDLLARRTRISIETPHRGVDCAEPVARAVAGVLGWDEERIASEVESYTARVEAERRSQEATGDQEADAARIAAPDTRAVAVGRALG
- a CDS encoding M20 family metallopeptidase, which codes for MSAPAPDVAELTRELVRVPTVSGDAAAQRGLLGLVTDAATEAAPHLRRIEGPDREQPWTLLTSATDPARPRLVIACHVDTVPASDPGGWSRDPFGADLDGGRIWGRGASDMKAGVAAAVAALAVADLETPLALLLTSDEEIGSRGAAAAAGAVADLSVGAVIVPEATGNRVVLGHRGALWLAVRTRGVAAHGSTPERGHNALLDLVAVLGRADRELPLTSEPFLGAETWNPGVLRGGTVPNVVPDRAEVLIDQRTVGTGAHLAAWWRAQAEVAEVDVLVDLPAVRTPADDPWVAGLPVEAQAAPATYFTDASVLTAVTGGAPVVVWGPGTPAVMHAVDEHVEVVEAEQAAAAFAAVLARWPR
- a CDS encoding BtpA/SgcQ family protein; the protein is MAAQLGVYPRKPSAMAELFGTEKTLVGAVHLPPLPGSPSYRGQSVAELCRFAVEEAQAYVGNGFDTVIVENHWDLPFLKPGEHGYEVAATMGVITAAVVAELGAKVGVSVLSNAGQCSVAAAWAAGAGWVRVNQWANAYVANEGIIEGQAASTTRYRHAIGADPVRVFADVHVKHGAHAIVADRTLAEQTEDAEFFDADVLIATGSRTGHPTSVAEVVGIRDHTQLPVVIGSGIDPTNVGPLLAECDGAIVASAAKENSRWWGRVDPEKVRAVARAAGR
- a CDS encoding MMPL family transporter — its product is MSTLLYRIGRAAYRRRGLFSVAWLAVLGLVVTLFLTIGGEFDDEFTIPGSESQAALDRLDEVSPAAAGAGAQLVFVAPEGATVADPQYAAAIAETVAAAGQVDQVAGVQDPFATQSISPDGRAALAPVQYAVPPPELGENALEDLQAATAPAADAGLQVEVGGAAFNTGAVTVGPLELIGVVVAVLVLVVTFGSLLAAGMNLLTALVGVGIGLTGLLATSGVITLSSTAPTLALMIGLAVGIDYTLFILSRHRSQLAAGMDPEESAGRAAGTAGSAVVFAGLTVVIALSGLAVVGIPFLTVMGLGAAGTVLVAVLVALTLLPALLGFAGARLVPKPGSRAARREQALAEHAGTPARTGGARWAAFVTRRPVLTVLVTVVGLLVVAIPALQLRLALPDASTAPEESTTRQAYDAVSEYFGPGANGPLIVFLDGLEPATAEQTAGQAAAAIGGTPTGQPGEFTGGLDDVAYAVPQVVADGTAAIVQVVPESGPQDEATTALVADLRDLGDDLAGDTGADVTVTGQTAVAIDVSDRLGNALLPFTLVVVGLALVLLLLVFRSVLVPVKAALGFLLSVGASFGAVVAVFQWGWLMDVFGVPATGPVISFMPILLMAVLFGLAMDYEVFLVSRMREEFVHGAEPRAAVVAGMRHASRVVVAAALIMFSVFGSFVTIEDVTVKAIAFGLAVGVLVDAFIVRMTLVPAVLALLGRSAWWLPRWLDRLLPDLDVEGAKLSRTVEAERTPEPVGS
- a CDS encoding TetR/AcrR family transcriptional regulator is translated as MTDVDVQRPKRRREATVERLLDAALQTFAEQGFAAASVEDICSRGGFTRGAFYSSFRTKDELFEALMTREVERDLARVAELLAGLADEPDPLSAAVDRVLSAFRCDRTWALVVTEYTLHAARHPEAAEVLRRHDEQVGSRLGELVDRMAAEAGLTFTLPAADLIGAATALLSGLTVMSLTAQGDLEPLRRTALLSLVRGAVSRPPTTP
- a CDS encoding substrate-binding domain-containing protein, producing the protein MKRPLALAAGACLLALAACDSAPAPSSDAGAETGGSSTAGSLPEPSVQPVGCETDEPLEIGLVTINLQALFFNQINEAAQAMADENDVDLQIISGNDDSVTQANAINTLVADGVDAVIVAAVDTEGIKPAIRAADEAGIPVVAVDAIVDDPAVDAQVGTANAEGGSLIGEELLEISGGEGEVGIVSALNSTIQLERQQGFEDAVTAGGMTIGTVVDGRNIQENAQAAAENLLTGNPDLQYVYATGEPALIGLAAAVRSQGAQDRVSAVGWDLSDPAVEGLEEGWIAGVVQQNTFEFGYQAMAAAIDLACGNPVEQENPVDIQIVTPENVSDYLYYLEG
- a CDS encoding LacI family DNA-binding transcriptional regulator, with product MARVTIRDVAELAQVSTATVSRALSGAKPVSPAVVDQVRRAADELGYAGNGIASALRRSRTDTVGMVVPSIANPFFTGLVEHVEHALQDAGRQLFLCSSRSDPELEAQRLRSLVARQVDGIIISPVHGSLSTTAVRRAADELPLVQVDRYVTGVDSDWVGVDDDAALELVMEHLADRGVRSAAFVSSQLTNSSTELRVAGFHRHAERLGIAVREEDVLLGEYSIEWGRQAAVTLLAAGPRPDAVVCADDLIALGMLQACAAAGVDVPRDLLVTGFDDIPFAALSHPPLTTVRQPQAEIAAEAVRLLSRVLGAQEAPPSRVALRPSLTVRSSTSR